Proteins encoded by one window of Arachis ipaensis cultivar K30076 chromosome B04, Araip1.1, whole genome shotgun sequence:
- the LOC107637509 gene encoding Werner Syndrome-like exonuclease — MNLQHQPQNGVVLPPLSSFVCDWEQDEPFSEEDLRAIEAIESRFYNNKRPFSDSSAAKDDADDASPDNSARRSHRRRRLPRSLVALQHPNAHSLSPCQGYSRMRLPVIKFAGQIMYSRTFADVEKSAEKLLKILEEKKRQMVQIPLGFDIEWKPSFRSGVPPGKVAVMQICHGTSHCHVLHLIHSGIPKNLQILLEDPLILKVGAGIRGDAAKVFRDYKISVKGLEDLSFHANRKLGGSPNQWGLASLAEKLLSKQLKKPNKIRLGNWETPVLSKEQLQYAATDAFASWHLFQAIKDLPEAQVESTDKSGKVEDVPQQ; from the exons ATGAATCTCCAACATCAAccccaaaacggcgtcgttttgccTCCACTTTCATCGTTCGTGTGCGACTGGGAACAAGACGAGCCTTTCTCAGAGGAAGACCTTCGCGCCATCGAAGCCATCGAATCCCGCTTTTACAACAACAAGCGCCCTTTCTCCGATTCCTCCGCCGCTAAAGACGACGCCGACGACGCATCTCCCGATAACTCTGCTCGTCGGAGCCACCGCCGCCGCCGATTGCCGAGATCACTTGTCGCTCTTCAGCACCCTAATGCCCATTCCTTGTCACCTTGCCAAG GCTACTCAAGGATGCGGTTGCCTGTAATAAAGTTTGCTGGCCAAATTATGTATAGTAGGACGTTTGCTGATGTAGAGAAATCTGCAGAAAAGCTATTGAAAATtcttgaagaaaagaaaagacagATGGTGCAAATTCCACTTGGATTTGACATTGAGTGGAAACCTAGCTTCAGAAGCG GTGTTCCACCTGGGAAAGTAGCAGTTATGCAGATATGTCATGGCACTAGCCATTGTCATGTTCTACATCTAATTCATTCTGGAATCCCTAAAAATCTACAGATCCTGCTTGAAGATCCTTTAATTTTGAAG GTTGGAGCTGGGATTCGTGGAGATGCTGCGAAGGTTTTTAGAGACTATAAAATATCTGTTAAAGGTTTGGAAGATCTTTCTTTTCATGCTAATAGAAAGCTAGGCGGAAGTCCAAATCAGTGGGGTCTTGCATCTTTGGCTGAAAAGCTTTTATCCAAACAG CTTAAAAAGCCAAACAAAATAAGACTGGGGAATTGGGAGACTCCTGTTTTGTCAAAGGAGCAATTACAGTATGCAGCCACAGATGCATTTGCTTCCTGGCATCTCTTTCAG GCTATTAAAGATCTTCCAGAGGCCCAAGTGGAAAGTACTGACAAAAGTGGCAAAGTGGAAGATGTACCGCAACAATGA